In the Alkaliphilus oremlandii OhILAs genome, one interval contains:
- the tsaD gene encoding tRNA (adenosine(37)-N6)-threonylcarbamoyltransferase complex transferase subunit TsaD: protein MLKQEDIITLAIESSCDETSVSVLKNGREVLSNIINSQIEQHKKFGGVVPEVASRKHIENINEVIDEALAEGKVSFEDITHVGVTYGPGLVGALLVGLSAAKAIAYARDLPLNGVNHIEGHIYANFIEHKELEPPFICLIVSGGHSHLVHMKDYGDYEVLGKTRDDAAGEAFDKVARALGLGYPGGPQIDRLAKEGNKDAIPFPKAYLEEGSYDFSFSGLKSAVLNYLNSQKMKGSEIPVADVAASFQKSVVEILTEKAVQCALDKGLDRIVLAGGVAANSGLREVMERECKKNQIDFKFPSLTLCTDNAAMIGCVAYYDYIRGIRSGLDLNAFPSLKIGQRY from the coding sequence ATGTTGAAGCAAGAAGATATCATTACGCTAGCCATAGAGTCTAGCTGCGATGAAACCTCTGTCAGTGTATTAAAAAATGGAAGAGAGGTTCTATCGAATATTATTAATTCTCAAATTGAGCAGCATAAAAAATTCGGCGGTGTGGTGCCGGAGGTTGCATCGAGAAAGCATATTGAAAATATCAATGAAGTCATCGATGAAGCTTTGGCTGAAGGGAAAGTTTCCTTTGAAGATATTACCCACGTAGGTGTAACTTACGGACCGGGGTTGGTCGGTGCCTTATTGGTGGGCTTGTCCGCTGCCAAGGCCATCGCCTATGCCAGGGATTTACCACTGAATGGCGTCAACCATATTGAGGGACATATCTATGCAAATTTTATTGAACATAAAGAATTGGAACCGCCATTTATTTGTCTCATTGTATCCGGTGGGCACAGCCATTTGGTTCATATGAAGGATTACGGAGATTATGAAGTCTTAGGAAAGACCAGAGACGATGCAGCAGGAGAGGCTTTCGATAAGGTAGCAAGAGCTTTGGGGTTGGGGTATCCTGGCGGACCGCAAATTGATCGACTTGCCAAGGAAGGAAATAAGGATGCCATTCCTTTTCCGAAAGCCTATTTAGAAGAAGGAAGCTACGACTTTAGCTTTAGCGGGCTGAAGTCTGCAGTGCTGAACTATTTAAACTCTCAGAAGATGAAGGGCTCAGAAATACCAGTAGCCGATGTTGCAGCAAGCTTTCAGAAGTCTGTCGTAGAGATACTGACGGAAAAGGCTGTACAATGTGCATTAGATAAGGGGCTAGATCGAATCGTTCTGGCAGGTGGTGTAGCGGCCAATAGCGGATTGCGAGAGGTCATGGAGAGAGAATGCAAAAAGAATCAGATCGATTTCAAATTTCCGTCTTTAACACTTTGCACCGATAATGCGGCCATGATCGGCTGTGTGGCTTATTACGATTATATCCGGGGAATCCGCTCTGGATTGGATCTAAACGCCTTTCCAAGCTTAAAAATAGGCCAAAGATATTAA
- the rimI gene encoding ribosomal protein S18-alanine N-acetyltransferase encodes MEEIITRKMELTDIDAVLDIEENSFTIPWTRNSFVTELTKNKLSRYVVAEVDGVVAAYGGMWLIVDEAHITNIAVHPRYRGLGVGKKIVEALLEEGRKINIYRMTLEVRSSNVVAQGLYRQYGFMPCGVRPGYYHDNGEDAIIMWNDVI; translated from the coding sequence ATGGAAGAGATCATTACGAGAAAAATGGAATTAACGGATATTGATGCTGTTTTAGATATTGAGGAAAATTCATTTACAATCCCTTGGACTAGAAATTCCTTTGTAACGGAGCTTACAAAAAATAAGTTATCCAGATATGTGGTAGCAGAAGTGGACGGTGTTGTAGCAGCCTATGGCGGCATGTGGCTCATTGTTGATGAGGCTCATATTACAAATATAGCAGTACATCCTAGATATAGAGGGCTGGGTGTAGGGAAGAAAATTGTAGAGGCATTGCTGGAGGAAGGCAGAAAGATCAATATCTATCGGATGACCTTGGAGGTTCGAAGCTCTAATGTAGTGGCACAGGGACTCTATAGACAATATGGTTTTATGCCCTGCGGCGTTCGACCAGGATATTATCACGATAATGGAGAAGATGCCATTATTATGTGGAATGATGTAATATAA
- the tsaB gene encoding tRNA (adenosine(37)-N6)-threonylcarbamoyltransferase complex dimerization subunit type 1 TsaB, which produces MKLLALDTSSMTATVALLDEDKVIGEYTLNHRKSHSEKLMPMIEEIVRSCELTPKDIDVFAVSLGPGSFTGLRIGIATIRAMAQALDKPVVGVPTLEALAFNLFQSTGFVCPIIDAQRDLVYTGVFQWVKGQMVEVVPQQVLHIDELMDRLQKETEAVYFVGDAIDKFSLILKERLGAQFQVPPKKFLIPSAASVGEIAKIKFEKGLVGDIAPIYMRKSAAEVQYDEKMKGRA; this is translated from the coding sequence ATGAAATTATTAGCCTTAGACACATCTTCTATGACGGCTACAGTTGCTTTACTAGATGAGGATAAAGTAATTGGAGAATATACCTTGAATCATAGAAAGAGTCATTCAGAAAAGCTGATGCCGATGATAGAAGAAATCGTCAGAAGCTGTGAGTTGACACCGAAGGATATTGACGTATTTGCAGTATCCTTAGGGCCGGGATCTTTTACTGGACTTAGAATCGGTATTGCTACAATAAGAGCCATGGCTCAGGCTTTGGATAAACCTGTAGTAGGGGTACCAACCTTAGAGGCATTGGCTTTTAATCTATTTCAGAGTACAGGCTTCGTTTGTCCCATCATTGATGCCCAGCGGGATTTGGTCTATACGGGGGTATTTCAGTGGGTCAAAGGTCAAATGGTGGAAGTGGTGCCCCAGCAGGTTCTGCACATTGATGAACTGATGGATCGATTGCAGAAAGAAACAGAAGCTGTATATTTTGTTGGGGATGCCATCGATAAATTTTCCCTGATTTTAAAGGAACGATTGGGAGCGCAGTTTCAGGTTCCGCCGAAGAAGTTCTTAATCCCATCTGCAGCGTCTGTAGGAGAAATCGCCAAGATTAAATTTGAAAAAGGTCTTGTTGGGGACATTGCTCCGATTTATATGAGAAAGTCTGCGGCAGAGGTTCAATACGACGAAAAGATGAAAGGGAGGGCGTAA
- the tsaE gene encoding tRNA (adenosine(37)-N6)-threonylcarbamoyltransferase complex ATPase subunit type 1 TsaE — MNVIEKPWKTIRRHQIKSCEVGAIMICIDILNQEELENLAKRLGKLVGAGDILCMTGDLGAGKTTFTQAFASGLEVEEYVTSPTFTLIQEYDGRLPLYHFDVYRINHVSEMEDIGYEEYFYGEGVCVIEWASLIEEVLPKDRLWMEIKVTGVESRRICFDFTNEYYEGMIKELLAI; from the coding sequence GTGAATGTAATTGAGAAGCCTTGGAAAACTATAAGAAGGCATCAGATAAAATCCTGTGAAGTAGGTGCAATTATGATCTGTATTGATATATTGAATCAAGAAGAATTAGAAAATCTGGCTAAAAGGCTAGGAAAATTAGTTGGAGCAGGGGATATCCTTTGTATGACGGGAGATTTGGGTGCTGGTAAAACCACATTTACACAGGCCTTTGCTTCCGGTTTGGAAGTTGAAGAATATGTGACCAGCCCTACCTTTACATTGATTCAGGAGTATGATGGACGACTGCCACTGTACCATTTTGATGTGTACCGGATTAACCATGTAAGTGAAATGGAAGACATCGGCTATGAGGAATACTTTTATGGAGAAGGGGTTTGTGTCATCGAGTGGGCCTCTTTAATCGAAGAGGTTCTACCGAAGGATCGACTATGGATGGAGATTAAAGTAACGGGTGTTGAATCCAGAAGGATTTGTTTTGACTTTACCAATGAGTATTATGAAGGAATGATTAAGGAGTTGTTAGCCATATGA
- a CDS encoding response regulator transcription factor, with the protein MYKVMIVDDMEIIRRQIKRLPLWGEETGFHIVEEAEDGKDALDKLQKQSVDLLITDIKMPRIDGVELLKEVDEHQLARCVVFLSEHSEFSFAKEAIQYGIFDYLVKPVQREELQKLLLKAQQYIEEEREKESQLKKLEDRLSEKLEVYYPEHHIESIIQYISAGDAQQALPAIEAMVTDTGAALERDPIKTAVLLEKSYGEILKGIYQHHQWLDQFVDKALLVNINLTNCGDIEAMKVHIVAALGILEATIAQLILRGKKSPLIAEICSYVLENVEQSISISTISEVLFLTKNYIGDLFKQETGMTIGEYITMVKMERAKQLIAEGTLRNYEVADRLGYKDAEYFGKLFKKNVGLSPMEFKNALRDEARGR; encoded by the coding sequence ATGTATAAGGTAATGATTGTTGATGATATGGAAATCATACGCAGGCAGATCAAAAGATTGCCTTTGTGGGGAGAAGAAACAGGGTTTCATATCGTAGAGGAGGCGGAGGATGGAAAGGATGCGCTAGACAAGCTTCAGAAGCAGTCCGTTGATCTCCTAATTACAGATATTAAAATGCCAAGGATTGATGGCGTTGAGCTTTTAAAAGAGGTGGATGAGCATCAGTTAGCACGCTGTGTGGTTTTCCTAAGTGAGCACAGTGAATTTAGCTTTGCAAAGGAAGCGATTCAATATGGGATTTTCGACTATCTTGTGAAGCCTGTTCAGAGAGAGGAGCTACAGAAGCTTCTTCTAAAGGCGCAGCAATATATTGAAGAGGAAAGAGAAAAAGAGAGCCAGTTAAAAAAACTGGAGGATCGATTGAGTGAAAAGCTGGAGGTCTATTATCCAGAGCATCATATCGAATCCATTATTCAATATATCTCAGCAGGTGATGCACAGCAAGCACTCCCAGCCATAGAAGCCATGGTAACGGATACTGGTGCGGCTTTAGAGAGAGATCCGATAAAAACAGCGGTTTTATTGGAAAAATCCTACGGTGAAATTTTAAAAGGAATTTATCAGCATCATCAATGGCTGGATCAATTTGTGGATAAGGCGCTACTTGTGAATATAAACTTAACAAATTGTGGGGATATAGAAGCGATGAAGGTGCACATTGTGGCAGCATTGGGCATATTGGAGGCTACCATTGCTCAGTTGATACTGCGAGGGAAAAAGAGCCCTCTCATAGCGGAAATATGTAGTTATGTATTGGAAAATGTAGAGCAGAGCATCAGTATTAGCACAATATCGGAGGTTCTATTCCTCACAAAAAACTATATTGGCGATCTGTTTAAACAGGAAACTGGTATGACCATCGGTGAATATATTACCATGGTGAAGATGGAAAGAGCCAAGCAATTAATCGCGGAAGGTACCCTAAGAAATTATGAGGTTGCAGATCGGTTAGGGTATAAGGATGCGGAGTACTTTGGGAAGCTCTTTAAAAAGAACGTCGGTTTATCGCCCATGGAATTTAAAAATGCTCTGAGGGACGAAGCCAGAGGCAGATGA
- a CDS encoding sensor histidine kinase, with amino-acid sequence MIQSHKKLDFKNIDIYKMSTAIVLGFMGFVGTFYSSRFDFNGFSINFTWSIILPMLVTLAWGRRYGIISITLGFVFLYPFFLGSYNGWASIVPALALYLWIMLHGYGSQRRLREKSIYYNIYFLQFIYILIRLALYITLFPILVQFNPPFWNPMAYTNVDMEIILLFAIKGIIVESILVALCDALLLLPFIRRIFKLPCSKGAKYNTRIMSAIIAFGLSFTLIVVAVYNFIADRNAPLQWMIQLDEKTRIAFLLATILFSIMGGITVRFVQQMLETQEALKLRETQYKLAIEEIKSLNDELEQRVASRTSELQNAVSELEEFSYTISHDLKSPLRAIDGYSKFIIEDYGSIIHGEAREMIDHIQGISSDMITLINKLLEYAMTSKANIVRETVASDEIIQSVFKEFEVGNSEKDMMLIFEGRLPEIQVDKILFKQAITNILSNAVKFSKEKEPIEIRVGCYTRENEYIFYLKDNGVGFDMKYSSKLFGIFQRLHRSQDFEGTGIGLATVKKIIQKHGGSVWIEAVLNGGATVYFTIPIEIHAENEG; translated from the coding sequence ATGATTCAAAGTCATAAAAAGCTAGACTTTAAAAATATAGACATTTATAAAATGAGTACCGCCATTGTTCTGGGGTTCATGGGGTTTGTTGGGACCTTCTATTCCAGTCGATTCGATTTCAATGGATTTTCTATTAATTTTACTTGGAGTATTATCCTGCCCATGCTGGTTACCCTTGCTTGGGGTAGGAGATATGGTATCATCAGTATCACTTTAGGGTTTGTTTTTCTGTATCCTTTCTTTTTAGGTAGTTACAATGGATGGGCGTCCATAGTTCCAGCTCTAGCGCTGTATCTGTGGATCATGCTCCATGGATATGGAAGCCAGAGGAGACTTCGTGAAAAGAGTATTTATTACAATATTTATTTTTTACAGTTCATTTATATCCTCATTCGGTTGGCTCTGTATATCACTTTATTTCCTATTTTAGTTCAGTTTAATCCACCTTTTTGGAATCCCATGGCCTATACGAATGTAGATATGGAGATCATATTATTATTTGCGATCAAAGGAATTATTGTAGAGTCCATCTTGGTGGCGCTGTGTGACGCTTTATTGTTGCTTCCTTTTATTCGAAGGATATTTAAATTACCATGTTCTAAAGGTGCTAAATACAATACGAGGATCATGTCCGCCATCATTGCTTTTGGGTTGAGTTTTACATTGATTGTGGTGGCAGTCTATAACTTTATAGCAGATAGGAATGCACCCTTACAATGGATGATCCAATTGGATGAAAAAACAAGAATTGCTTTTCTGCTGGCCACCATACTATTTTCCATAATGGGTGGGATTACGGTACGTTTCGTTCAGCAAATGCTGGAGACTCAGGAGGCATTGAAATTAAGAGAGACCCAGTATAAGCTGGCAATTGAAGAAATAAAAAGTCTGAACGATGAACTGGAGCAGCGGGTTGCCAGTAGAACTTCTGAGCTACAGAATGCAGTGTCGGAGCTGGAGGAGTTTTCATATACCATTTCCCACGATTTAAAATCGCCCCTTAGGGCCATTGATGGATACAGTAAATTTATTATAGAGGATTATGGCAGTATAATTCATGGAGAAGCTAGAGAGATGATTGATCACATTCAAGGAATTTCCAGCGATATGATCACCCTCATCAATAAGTTGTTAGAATATGCAATGACTTCAAAGGCGAATATTGTAAGGGAAACGGTGGCATCGGATGAAATAATTCAATCGGTTTTTAAAGAATTTGAAGTAGGGAACTCTGAAAAGGATATGATGCTGATTTTTGAAGGAAGGCTCCCAGAAATCCAAGTCGATAAAATACTATTTAAGCAGGCCATAACCAATATCCTATCCAATGCAGTGAAGTTTTCTAAAGAAAAAGAGCCCATAGAAATAAGGGTTGGTTGCTACACCAGAGAAAATGAGTATATTTTTTATTTAAAGGACAATGGGGTAGGGTTTGATATGAAATATTCCAGTAAGCTTTTCGGTATATTTCAGAGGCTTCATAGAAGTCAAGATTTTGAAGGCACTGGCATTGGGCTTGCTACTGTAAAGAAGATTATTCAAAAGCACGGTGGCAGTGTTTGGATAGAGGCCGTATTAAATGGAGGCGCTACGGTATATTTTACCATTCCTATAGAAATCCATGCAGAGAATGAGGGATAA
- a CDS encoding ECF transporter S component: MEKTTKTMSVSRKKLTTNSLVKISVLAVIAFILMAMDFPLPMFPGFLKLDFSDIPALLGGFALGPVAGALIQLVKVMLHLTKTQTGGVGELANFLVGAAYVVPAAIIYHRKKDRKHALIGLTVATISMTVIGAIVNTYITLPFYSAFMPMDTIVQMGTVLNSRIVDVKTLVLYGISPFNIFKGAFIAFITLLIYKRVSPILKNH; this comes from the coding sequence ATGGAAAAAACAACAAAAACAATGTCTGTAAGCAGAAAGAAACTTACAACAAACAGCTTGGTAAAAATTTCGGTTTTGGCGGTAATCGCATTTATTTTAATGGCGATGGATTTTCCACTGCCAATGTTCCCAGGTTTCTTAAAGCTCGATTTCAGTGATATTCCTGCACTTTTAGGAGGATTTGCACTAGGTCCTGTGGCAGGAGCATTGATTCAGTTAGTAAAGGTAATGCTGCATCTAACCAAGACCCAAACCGGTGGTGTTGGAGAATTAGCAAACTTTTTAGTTGGAGCTGCTTACGTTGTACCAGCAGCGATCATCTACCATAGAAAGAAAGATCGTAAACATGCATTGATCGGATTAACTGTGGCTACAATCTCAATGACTGTCATCGGTGCAATCGTAAATACGTATATTACACTGCCTTTCTACTCTGCTTTTATGCCCATGGATACCATTGTACAGATGGGAACCGTGCTCAACAGCAGAATCGTTGACGTGAAGACCCTAGTACTATATGGAATCTCACCGTTTAATATTTTTAAAGGGGCATTTATTGCTTTTATTACATTGCTCATTTATAAAAGAGTATCTCCGATATTAAAAAATCATTAA
- a CDS encoding amidohydrolase — protein sequence MILIKNGKIYTMAGNMIEKGSILVEDGKIKEIGNDIVAPFDAEIIDAEGKLVFPGMIDAHCHLGMWEDAIGFEGADGNEMTDPITPQLRSIDSINPMDRTFQEAYEGGITTVSTGPGSANVIGGQFASIKTYGKRIDDMIIEAPSAMKIAFGENPKRVYNEKKTMPMTRMATAALLRETLMKAKEYQRKKLEAKEDPSKAPTFDMKMEALMDVLEGKIPLKAHAHRADDIFTSIRIAKEFGVRITLEHCTEGHLIADYIAEEGLPAVVGPTFGDRSKFELINKTFDTPKALWEAGVKIAIMTDHPVIPVHYLPLCAGLSAKAGLPEEEALKAITIHPAEILGIDHKVGSLAVGKDADIVIWDGHPFDIQASVVCTMIDGNIVYRKK from the coding sequence ATGATTTTAATTAAAAATGGGAAAATTTATACCATGGCAGGAAATATGATTGAAAAAGGCTCTATTTTAGTTGAAGATGGCAAAATTAAAGAAATAGGAAATGATATTGTAGCGCCATTTGATGCTGAAATAATAGATGCAGAAGGGAAGCTTGTATTTCCAGGGATGATCGATGCACATTGCCATTTGGGCATGTGGGAGGATGCCATTGGATTTGAAGGTGCCGATGGGAATGAAATGACGGACCCGATTACACCGCAGCTTAGAAGTATTGATAGTATCAATCCAATGGATCGAACCTTTCAAGAAGCCTATGAAGGTGGTATTACTACTGTATCCACGGGTCCTGGAAGTGCCAACGTGATCGGTGGACAATTTGCTTCCATTAAGACCTATGGCAAAAGAATTGATGATATGATTATTGAGGCACCTTCTGCTATGAAAATTGCCTTTGGAGAAAACCCAAAGAGGGTTTATAACGAGAAAAAAACCATGCCGATGACTCGAATGGCAACAGCGGCTTTATTAAGAGAAACTTTAATGAAGGCAAAGGAATATCAAAGAAAGAAATTGGAGGCGAAGGAAGATCCATCGAAGGCACCGACCTTCGATATGAAAATGGAAGCGCTTATGGATGTTCTGGAAGGAAAAATTCCATTAAAGGCCCATGCCCATAGAGCGGATGATATCTTCACTTCCATAAGAATTGCCAAGGAATTCGGTGTTCGAATTACATTGGAGCATTGTACAGAGGGTCATTTAATTGCGGACTATATCGCAGAAGAAGGTTTGCCAGCCGTTGTAGGACCTACCTTTGGTGATCGCTCTAAGTTTGAGCTGATCAATAAAACTTTTGATACACCAAAGGCTTTATGGGAAGCTGGTGTTAAGATTGCAATTATGACGGATCATCCAGTCATTCCTGTGCACTACCTTCCTTTGTGTGCGGGATTATCTGCAAAAGCCGGTTTACCAGAAGAAGAAGCACTGAAAGCCATCACTATTCATCCAGCGGAAATCTTAGGAATTGATCATAAGGTGGGAAGCCTTGCGGTTGGTAAGGATGCAGACATCGTTATATGGGATGGACATCCTTTTGATATTCAAGCATCCGTTGTTTGCACAATGATTGATGGCAATATTGTGTATAGAAAAAAATAA
- a CDS encoding Tex family protein codes for MDIIINQLIKEFGIKQTQVQNTLQLIDEGNTIPFIARYRKEMTGGLSDEILRDLYDRLTYLRNLEARKEEVIRLIEEQGKLTEDLRGEILAAKVLQKIEDLYRPFKAKRRTRAIIAKEKGLEPLAELILNQEITTGTMEELAMPFLNEELEVNTVEDAVSGAKDIIAEIVSDDAAYRENIRKLNLTNGIIKSEAVDSEEKTVYEMYYDFSEGVHKIANHRILALNRGENEKKLKVKLVSPDEEILEYLIKSVIKNNAAITKIVLQEAVEDSYKRLIGPSIEREIRSLLTERAEDEAIKVFGKNTKPLLLIAPVKDVMVLAIDPSYRTGCKIAILDQTGKLLDYTTIYPNAPHHKTEESKKVIKELIEKYNIDIIPIGNGTASRETELLVAEIIKEIPNREVYYTIVSEAGASVYSASKLATEEYPDIDVSIRGAISIGRRLQDPLAELVKIDPKSIGVGQYQHDLNQTKLGETLKNVVEDCVNSVGVDLNIATPSLLQYVSGITPSIAKNIVKYREENGKFKNRKELAKVKRLGDKAFEQCAGFLRISDGDHPLDNTAVHPESYEITLKLIKKLGYSEDDVRNGRLKEIDAAIGNYKLVAEELGIGELTLQDIVQELKKPGRDPREEMPKPLFKSDVLKMEDLKLDMIMPGTVRNVVDFGAFVDIGVKQDGLVHVSELSNRFVKNAMDVVSVGDEVKVKIIGLDIERGKISLSIKQVQ; via the coding sequence ATGGATATTATTATAAATCAGCTGATTAAAGAATTTGGTATTAAACAAACACAGGTTCAAAATACACTTCAATTAATAGATGAAGGAAATACAATTCCCTTTATTGCTCGATATCGAAAGGAAATGACCGGTGGATTAAGTGATGAGATATTGCGAGATCTTTATGACAGACTTACTTATTTAAGAAATCTGGAAGCTAGAAAAGAAGAAGTGATTCGCTTGATTGAGGAGCAAGGAAAGCTAACAGAGGATCTTCGAGGCGAAATATTAGCCGCAAAGGTTTTACAAAAAATAGAGGATCTCTATCGACCATTTAAAGCAAAAAGAAGAACGAGAGCCATTATTGCAAAGGAAAAGGGACTAGAGCCACTGGCGGAGCTCATATTAAACCAAGAAATTACCACTGGAACAATGGAAGAGCTAGCGATGCCCTTTTTAAATGAGGAATTGGAAGTCAACACCGTAGAGGATGCGGTAAGCGGTGCAAAGGATATCATTGCAGAGATTGTATCCGACGATGCAGCTTACAGAGAGAATATTCGGAAGTTGAACTTAACGAACGGCATCATAAAAAGTGAAGCCGTGGACAGTGAAGAAAAAACGGTTTATGAAATGTACTACGATTTTAGCGAAGGCGTTCATAAGATTGCAAATCATAGAATCTTGGCTTTAAATCGGGGAGAAAATGAGAAAAAGCTGAAGGTAAAACTGGTGAGCCCCGATGAAGAGATTCTTGAATATCTCATAAAATCCGTTATAAAAAATAATGCTGCAATAACTAAAATCGTATTACAGGAAGCCGTAGAGGATTCTTATAAGCGTTTAATTGGACCTTCTATAGAGCGGGAAATTAGAAGCTTGCTGACTGAAAGGGCGGAAGATGAGGCCATCAAGGTATTTGGGAAGAATACAAAGCCTCTTTTATTGATTGCTCCCGTAAAGGATGTGATGGTTTTAGCCATCGATCCAAGCTATCGAACAGGCTGTAAGATCGCCATACTGGATCAAACAGGGAAGCTATTGGATTATACGACCATTTATCCCAATGCACCACACCATAAAACAGAGGAATCAAAAAAAGTTATTAAAGAGCTGATTGAAAAATATAATATTGACATCATCCCTATAGGAAACGGGACAGCTTCTAGAGAGACGGAGCTTTTGGTGGCTGAGATTATAAAGGAAATCCCAAATAGGGAAGTTTACTACACCATTGTAAGTGAAGCCGGGGCTTCCGTTTATTCTGCTTCTAAGCTTGCTACAGAGGAGTATCCAGACATTGATGTTTCTATTCGAGGGGCTATTTCCATTGGGAGAAGGCTACAGGACCCTCTAGCTGAGCTAGTGAAGATTGATCCAAAGAGCATCGGTGTTGGTCAGTATCAGCACGATTTAAACCAAACAAAGCTTGGAGAAACCCTAAAGAATGTGGTGGAGGACTGTGTAAACTCTGTAGGTGTGGATTTAAATATTGCAACCCCATCGCTCCTACAGTATGTTTCTGGGATTACCCCTTCTATTGCGAAAAATATCGTAAAGTATAGAGAAGAGAATGGTAAGTTTAAAAATAGAAAGGAACTTGCAAAGGTAAAGCGATTAGGGGACAAAGCTTTTGAACAATGCGCAGGATTTTTAAGAATATCCGATGGCGATCATCCGCTGGACAATACGGCTGTGCATCCAGAATCCTACGAAATCACCTTGAAGCTGATAAAGAAGCTTGGCTACAGTGAAGATGACGTTCGAAACGGTAGACTGAAGGAGATCGACGCTGCCATCGGAAACTATAAGCTGGTTGCAGAGGAGCTGGGTATTGGAGAGCTTACGCTGCAGGATATTGTGCAGGAACTAAAAAAACCGGGGCGGGATCCGAGAGAAGAGATGCCGAAGCCGTTGTTTAAAAGTGATGTACTAAAAATGGAAGATTTAAAGCTGGATATGATTATGCCCGGTACGGTTCGAAATGTGGTGGATTTTGGTGCCTTTGTAGATATTGGAGTAAAGCAGGATGGTCTTGTCCACGTTTCAGAGCTAAGCAACAGATTTGTAAAGAACGCAATGGATGTAGTATCCGTTGGAGACGAAGTGAAAGTTAAAATTATTGGTTTAGATATTGAACGTGGAAAAATCTCATTGAGCATAAAGCAAGTACAGTAA
- the fliS gene encoding flagellar export chaperone FliS, translating to MIEKEYLANRVANANEAQLVALMYEGLIDTMKSAICAMNQKDKAAIDHDINKSRAILSELLATTQGDSEIAGNLRGLYIYTNKLVTEAEIKDSTAKLEEAIKVITPLYEAWQALGEKDEEAAPQSPVSAAINRPSIVAGMTYGKGQLNDYVINNDDRWKRG from the coding sequence ATGATTGAAAAAGAATATCTAGCCAATCGGGTAGCCAATGCAAATGAGGCTCAGCTGGTGGCACTGATGTATGAAGGTTTAATAGATACCATGAAGTCTGCCATCTGTGCTATGAATCAGAAGGACAAGGCTGCCATTGATCACGATATCAATAAATCGAGAGCCATATTATCGGAGCTTTTGGCAACAACCCAAGGAGACTCTGAAATTGCAGGAAATTTACGAGGGCTCTATATCTACACAAATAAGCTGGTAACAGAGGCTGAGATAAAGGACAGCACTGCAAAGCTGGAAGAAGCCATCAAGGTGATTACACCCCTATATGAGGCGTGGCAAGCCCTTGGAGAGAAAGATGAAGAGGCAGCGCCTCAATCACCTGTGAGTGCAGCTATCAACAGACCCTCCATCGTTGCAGGAATGACCTACGGGAAAGGTCAGTTGAATGATTATGTCATCAACAACGACGATCGCTGGAAACGAGGATAA